TCGTCGACGGCGCGCACGGTGCTCAGCACACCGCTCGCGGCCGCTGCCGCTACGGGGACAGCGACAACGGTCGCCCACGCCGCGAGCGCTGCTCCTGCGAGCCCCAGCGCGACGCGCCCGGCTGCGACAGGGCCGCCCAACCCGCGCCGGTCCCGGGGGGGTCCCGAATCCACGAGCCGGCGCACGCGGGCCAGCAAAGGACCGCGGGCAACGGGCATCGCCGGCACCGGGATGGGCCGCGCGCGGAGGCTCTCCAGTCGCTCCAGGGCCCGCGCCATGTGCAGTGAGCCACCGGCCACGCGAGCCGCCAGATCGTCGCACGCGAACTCCCGCTCCCGGCGCAGGCGAGCCGACAGCCACCACACGCCTGGGTGAAACCAGAACAGCGCCTCGACGGCCGCCTGCGCGATGCCGGCCTTCCAGTCTCCCCGGGCCAGGTGCGCGACCTCGTGGGCCATCAGGACCTGCACGTCACGCCGCGATAGTCGATCCTCAATGCCGCGCGGCACGAGCACGCGTGGCCGGCGACCACCCAGCGCGGCCGGTGAGTCGATGCGGTCCGTCTGCAAGATCTCGGGCGGCCGACGCAGCCGCAGCAGGTCTGCCGCGCGTTCCACCGCCACCCGCA
The sequence above is drawn from the Gemmatimonadota bacterium genome and encodes:
- a CDS encoding M56 family metallopeptidase → MSAEFLASALAHSLWQGAAIAGLAAAILALPSWGPSRRARALMTALIGVPMVTLGTGALIGGAGVFGPVPGPASGPGKGSGLAKALETGVAALDAGTVEIAGWVVAVWAAGAALLGARLLAGLYGARRLGADAERPAAHVRVAVERAADLLRLRRPPEILQTDRIDSPAALGGRRPRVLVPRGIEDRLSRRDVQVLMAHEVAHLARGDWKAGIAQAAVEALFWFHPGVWWLSARLRREREFACDDLAARVAGGSLHMARALERLESLRARPIPVPAMPVARGPLLARVRRLVDSGPPRDRRGLGGPVAAGRVALGLAGAALAAWATVVAVPVAAAAASGVLSTVRAVDDAGTFTITFRDGRAVGGSLDGLAIGPERLRQTPDSLYFLAPDGSTSFGVRVRPDGGISWNNRSAATAPES